Proteins from a genomic interval of Treponema brennaborense DSM 12168:
- a CDS encoding helix-turn-helix transcriptional regulator, translating to MFASVILIFYPQNLYIYAFMCCLWGILSIMDKGRTNGYLMFLLGMTFAYNQGFFTYHKKIKALAILGLLCTSNLALLRFGTRVLAESLLDGLFVIIFFTFMYFLFREKIELYFAGENKKIKLSEKELTEEELDILKCVLNGQQYKNIGMNRNKSESSIKQIMIIIFQKLGIQNKKELLELYTNNKIIF from the coding sequence ATGTTCGCATCCGTAATACTCATTTTTTATCCGCAGAATCTGTATATTTACGCGTTTATGTGCTGTCTGTGGGGAATTTTGAGTATTATGGATAAAGGCAGAACGAACGGATACTTGATGTTTCTGCTCGGTATGACGTTCGCCTACAATCAGGGCTTTTTTACCTACCACAAAAAAATCAAGGCGCTCGCCATATTAGGTCTGTTGTGTACCAGTAATTTGGCGCTTTTGCGGTTCGGTACGAGAGTTCTTGCAGAATCTCTTTTGGACGGACTTTTCGTCATTATTTTTTTTACTTTTATGTATTTCCTGTTCAGGGAAAAAATTGAATTATATTTTGCCGGTGAGAATAAAAAAATCAAGCTGAGCGAAAAGGAATTAACAGAAGAAGAATTGGATATTCTCAAATGCGTTCTGAACGGGCAGCAATATAAAAATATAGGTATGAATCGAAATAAAAGTGAAAGTTCCATAAAGCAGATAATGATAATAATATTCCAGAAACTCGGCATTCAAAATAAAAAAGAATTACTCGAACTTTATACAAATAACAAAATTATTTTTTAA
- the ruvB gene encoding Holliday junction branch migration DNA helicase RuvB — protein MNDILHANVPFDDDTQDTTLRPQLLRDFLGQTSVKENLSVFIEAARTRRESLDHLFLIGPPGLGKTTLAQITAHELGADFKVTSAPALDKPKDLAGILSTITERTVFFIDEIHRLKPAIEEMLYIAMEDYELDWVIGQGAAARTVRIPVPHFTLVGATTKAGMVSSPLISRFGIVQRFSFYDAEELASIIRRSAGILNVTVADDAARLMAECARGTPRVANRVLRRMRDFAQVMGDGTITRQVAAAGLTRLEIDSLGLEKYDREILLSIIENFGGGPVGAETLAISIGESIDTLEDYYEPYLIQCGLIQRTPRGRVVTEKAYKHLGLEGRPHANERLLF, from the coding sequence ATGAACGACATTTTACACGCGAACGTTCCGTTCGACGACGACACACAGGACACGACGCTGCGTCCGCAGCTGCTCCGCGACTTTTTGGGACAAACCTCCGTTAAAGAAAATCTTTCCGTTTTTATCGAAGCGGCCCGAACTCGGCGTGAAAGTCTCGACCACTTGTTTCTTATAGGTCCGCCGGGATTGGGAAAAACGACGCTGGCGCAAATCACCGCGCACGAATTAGGAGCGGATTTTAAAGTAACGAGCGCGCCGGCACTCGATAAACCGAAAGACTTGGCCGGCATTCTTTCAACCATTACGGAGCGGACGGTTTTTTTTATCGACGAAATTCATCGGCTCAAACCGGCAATAGAAGAAATGCTGTATATCGCCATGGAAGATTATGAACTCGATTGGGTGATCGGACAAGGCGCCGCCGCACGAACCGTCCGCATTCCCGTCCCGCATTTTACCCTCGTCGGCGCAACGACGAAAGCCGGTATGGTCTCAAGTCCGCTGATCAGCCGGTTCGGGATCGTTCAGCGCTTCAGTTTTTACGATGCGGAAGAACTTGCTTCCATTATAAGGCGTTCCGCCGGAATTCTCAACGTAACGGTAGCCGACGACGCGGCGCGGCTCATGGCCGAATGTGCGCGGGGAACGCCGCGCGTTGCGAACCGGGTACTGCGCCGGATGCGGGACTTTGCGCAAGTTATGGGCGACGGAACGATCACTCGCCAGGTCGCGGCGGCGGGACTTACCCGGCTTGAAATAGACTCGCTCGGACTGGAAAAATACGACCGCGAAATTCTGCTTTCGATTATCGAGAATTTCGGCGGCGGACCGGTGGGAGCCGAAACGCTCGCCATTTCCATCGGAGAATCGATCGACACGCTGGAAGATTACTACGAACCGTATCTTATCCAATGCGGATTGATACAGCGCACTCCGCGGGGACGCGTCGTTACGGAAAAAGCATATAAACATCTGGGACTGGAAGGAAGACCGCATGCGAACGAAAGACTTTTATTTTGA
- the leuA gene encoding 2-isopropylmalate synthase translates to MEHASKYKAFGKIPIKNRKWPDNEITHAPVWCSVDLRDGNQALAVPMNVEQKLAFFDLLVKVGFKEIEVGFPSASQTEYDFLRRLIEENRIPDGVTIQVLCQAREHLVKKTFECLKGAKSAVFHIYNSTSPAQRKYTFNMTKEQIVQIAIDGVRCVKNCLPMAAGTDIRLEYSPESFSNTEIDFAVEICEAVKNEWGATKEKKIILNLPTTVECATPNVHADQIEYFAEHISDRDSVIISLHNHNDRGEGVASCELALLAGADRVEGTLFGNGERTGNLDVVTVALNMFTQGVDPELDFSKIGAVAEAYTKLTGMPIHPRHPYAGELVFTAFSGSHQDAIRKGMAARAKMAPDEYWDVPYLPIDPHDVGREYEEIIRINSQSGKGGSAWILEQDYGIFLPKAMHPAVGAVITAAADTLQREVTPAEIYDIFARQWLAKNEPLKILDLAETHLEGGSDADAGGAQVMCRASVVWNGKTHAIGAKGNGPLDAFVAALRSTPVPRFSISAFHEHSVGSGSDTDAMAYIEITTENGAKYWGCSKSSNIGRAGIAAVVSAINQMA, encoded by the coding sequence ATGGAACATGCATCAAAGTACAAGGCATTCGGAAAAATTCCGATCAAAAACAGAAAATGGCCGGACAACGAAATTACGCACGCACCGGTATGGTGTTCGGTCGATTTACGGGACGGTAACCAGGCGCTCGCCGTGCCGATGAACGTAGAACAGAAACTCGCGTTCTTCGATTTACTGGTAAAAGTCGGATTCAAGGAAATCGAAGTGGGCTTTCCGAGTGCGTCTCAGACCGAATACGATTTTCTGCGCCGCCTTATAGAAGAAAATCGCATCCCCGACGGCGTAACGATACAAGTGTTGTGCCAGGCGCGTGAACATTTGGTCAAAAAAACGTTTGAATGCCTGAAAGGTGCAAAATCCGCCGTTTTCCATATTTACAATTCGACGTCTCCCGCACAGCGGAAATACACGTTCAACATGACCAAAGAGCAAATCGTGCAAATTGCAATCGACGGAGTGCGCTGCGTCAAAAACTGTCTGCCGATGGCCGCCGGAACCGACATCCGCCTTGAATATTCCCCCGAGAGTTTTTCAAACACGGAAATCGATTTTGCCGTTGAAATCTGCGAAGCGGTCAAAAATGAATGGGGAGCAACGAAAGAAAAGAAAATCATCCTGAATCTGCCGACCACCGTAGAGTGCGCCACGCCGAACGTTCACGCGGATCAGATCGAATATTTCGCGGAACACATCAGCGACCGCGATTCGGTTATAATAAGTTTGCACAATCACAACGACCGCGGAGAAGGCGTTGCCAGCTGCGAACTGGCGTTGCTCGCCGGTGCCGATCGGGTTGAAGGAACGCTGTTCGGCAACGGAGAGCGCACCGGCAACCTCGACGTCGTAACGGTGGCGCTCAACATGTTCACGCAGGGGGTGGATCCCGAACTCGATTTTTCAAAAATCGGTGCCGTTGCCGAAGCGTACACGAAACTGACGGGTATGCCGATTCATCCGCGGCATCCGTACGCAGGGGAATTGGTTTTCACCGCGTTTTCCGGTTCGCATCAGGACGCAATCCGCAAAGGAATGGCGGCGCGTGCAAAAATGGCGCCGGACGAATACTGGGACGTTCCGTACCTGCCGATCGACCCGCACGACGTGGGCCGCGAATACGAAGAAATCATCCGCATCAACAGTCAGAGCGGCAAAGGCGGTTCGGCGTGGATACTGGAACAGGATTACGGTATTTTCCTGCCGAAAGCAATGCATCCGGCGGTGGGCGCGGTAATCACGGCAGCGGCGGACACGCTGCAGCGCGAAGTGACGCCGGCCGAAATCTACGATATATTCGCCCGGCAGTGGCTTGCCAAAAACGAACCGCTCAAAATCCTCGATCTGGCCGAAACGCATCTTGAAGGCGGTTCCGACGCCGACGCGGGTGGCGCACAGGTTATGTGCCGGGCGTCGGTTGTCTGGAACGGAAAAACGCACGCAATCGGTGCAAAAGGAAACGGACCGCTCGACGCGTTCGTCGCAGCGCTTCGTTCGACTCCGGTTCCGCGATTTTCAATCAGTGCGTTTCACGAACACAGCGTCGGTTCAGGTTCCGACACCGACGCGATGGCTTATATCGAAATTACGACGGAAAACGGCGCAAAATACTGGGGCTGCAGCAAAAGTTCCAACATCGGGCGCGCAGGCATCGCGGCAGTTGTGAGCGCGATCAATCAGATGGCGTAA
- the queA gene encoding tRNA preQ1(34) S-adenosylmethionine ribosyltransferase-isomerase QueA, which translates to MRTKDFYFDLPEELIAQHPSGIRGQDKLMVLDKATGDVRHQLMDDLPDLVPQNALMVFNNSRVRRSRVYGIKENTGRETEFLFLTPLAPTLWKTMVKNAKKQRPGNRYRFPDGSVGVITENPADAGTEFRTLSFTQPIEEQWFERNGHIPLPPYIKRKDTEEDSERYQNIYARETGSAACPTAGLHFTERMLEKLDSRGIRRTFVTLHVGLGTFLPVRAERIEDHTMHEETYSVSRETAELVNTAKKEGRPVLAVGTTSVRTLESAWDPVKSELIPGINSTRIFMYPGYRFNVVDKMFTNFHTPESTLLMLVSAFAGKEHIMDAYRNAVAHRYRFFSYGDAMLIL; encoded by the coding sequence ATGCGAACGAAAGACTTTTATTTTGATCTGCCTGAAGAATTGATAGCACAGCATCCGTCCGGTATCCGCGGGCAGGATAAATTGATGGTCCTCGACAAAGCGACGGGCGACGTCCGTCATCAGCTGATGGACGACTTACCCGACCTCGTTCCGCAAAACGCGCTTATGGTGTTCAACAATTCGCGCGTGCGGAGATCGCGCGTATACGGAATAAAAGAAAACACCGGACGCGAAACGGAATTCCTGTTTCTGACGCCGCTCGCACCGACGCTCTGGAAAACCATGGTCAAAAACGCCAAAAAGCAGCGTCCCGGCAACCGCTACCGATTCCCCGACGGCAGCGTCGGCGTTATTACCGAAAATCCGGCTGACGCAGGCACGGAGTTCCGCACGCTTTCGTTCACACAGCCGATCGAAGAACAATGGTTCGAGCGAAACGGGCACATTCCGCTTCCGCCGTATATCAAACGCAAAGACACGGAAGAAGACAGCGAGCGGTATCAGAATATTTACGCACGGGAAACGGGATCCGCCGCCTGCCCTACCGCCGGGCTGCACTTTACGGAACGGATGCTCGAAAAACTCGACTCGCGGGGAATCCGGAGAACGTTCGTTACGCTGCACGTCGGACTCGGAACGTTTCTGCCCGTCCGCGCGGAACGGATTGAAGATCATACGATGCACGAAGAAACATATTCCGTCAGCCGGGAGACCGCAGAACTCGTCAATACGGCAAAAAAAGAAGGCCGTCCCGTTTTGGCGGTCGGAACCACTTCGGTACGCACGCTCGAATCGGCGTGGGATCCGGTCAAAAGCGAACTGATTCCGGGCATCAACAGTACGCGGATTTTCATGTATCCGGGATACCGGTTCAACGTCGTAGATAAAATGTTCACGAACTTTCACACCCCCGAATCCACGCTGCTGATGCTGGTAAGCGCGTTCGCCGGCAAAGAACATATCATGGACGCATACCGGAACGCAGTGGCGCATCGATACCGTTTTTTTTCGTACGGAGACGCGATGCTCATTTTATAA
- the ruvA gene encoding Holliday junction branch migration protein RuvA, with the protein MFNSLYGTITAKLPQTIYLETDGIEWDIAVPDTTLDTLPPVGERARVYTWLYHREDAVKLFGFATAADRLLFLDLLKVDGVGAKGALKIMSGIAPRQLVEALDSEDLSQLERLPGVGKKTAQKMMLTLKGKLALSADSGRGSVQRSPSAAKWQDVITALADMGYDKKVCEETIDRLEPILAAELDGKNKATQEELMFRRAIVELA; encoded by the coding sequence ATGTTCAACAGCCTATACGGAACCATCACGGCAAAATTGCCGCAGACCATATACCTCGAAACGGACGGAATTGAATGGGATATAGCAGTTCCCGATACGACACTTGATACGCTGCCGCCCGTCGGCGAACGGGCGCGCGTCTACACTTGGCTTTATCATCGTGAAGACGCAGTCAAACTGTTCGGATTTGCAACGGCCGCAGACAGGCTTCTTTTTCTGGATCTGCTGAAAGTGGACGGCGTCGGAGCGAAGGGCGCGCTGAAAATAATGTCCGGAATCGCACCCCGTCAGCTCGTCGAAGCACTTGACAGCGAAGATCTTTCTCAACTGGAACGATTGCCCGGCGTCGGCAAAAAGACGGCTCAGAAAATGATGCTGACATTAAAAGGAAAACTGGCCCTTTCCGCCGACTCCGGCCGCGGTTCCGTGCAGCGTTCACCTTCGGCAGCAAAATGGCAGGACGTCATCACCGCGCTGGCTGATATGGGATACGACAAAAAAGTCTGCGAAGAAACGATTGACCGGCTCGAACCTATTCTGGCGGCAGAATTGGACGGCAAAAACAAAGCAACGCAGGAAGAACTCATGTTCCGGCGCGCCATAGTGGAGCTTGCCTGA